A genomic stretch from Erysipelothrix sp. HDW6C includes:
- a CDS encoding ABC transporter permease, translated as MKKEVTSMEAIKKKFNFENIKHMWSENPVFSTGIALLVMIALQTAALGFNYPSFMAWLDAWVNNMLNILRNNASVGIIALGMTFVIISGGIELSVGSMLVAISAVLMLFIDGSATGILTSIGITGLPAYIIGIIVALAMGILLGTGTGLLISKGKIPPFIATLGTMKIFRSVTQHFMQSVTPTVPAGFLNIANYKIGGRYLLPIIYWIIAALILAYVAKKTRFGRRIFAIGSNQRAAKLSGINVDRVRIGIYTLIGFLVAIASVLQVARIGSMDFANAGSGYEMDAIAAVIVGGTSMSGGRGSIAGTVLGTLIIAVMNNLLNLLGVPPFLREAFKGLIVVFAVLLQKKEQN; from the coding sequence AAGAAATTTAATTTTGAGAACATCAAACACATGTGGTCTGAGAATCCTGTATTTAGTACCGGTATCGCACTTTTGGTGATGATTGCCTTGCAAACAGCAGCACTGGGGTTTAACTATCCATCATTTATGGCATGGCTCGATGCATGGGTTAACAATATGCTCAACATTCTTCGTAATAATGCCAGTGTGGGTATTATTGCCTTGGGAATGACTTTTGTTATCATTTCTGGGGGTATTGAGCTTTCGGTTGGTTCAATGCTTGTTGCCATCAGTGCAGTATTGATGCTCTTCATCGATGGAAGTGCAACAGGAATTCTTACATCGATAGGAATCACAGGTTTACCTGCCTATATTATCGGAATCATTGTCGCGTTGGCGATGGGGATCTTACTGGGGACTGGGACGGGTTTGCTCATATCTAAAGGAAAAATTCCGCCATTTATCGCAACATTGGGAACAATGAAAATATTCCGTAGTGTTACGCAACACTTTATGCAATCGGTCACGCCAACCGTACCGGCAGGATTTCTCAACATTGCCAATTACAAAATTGGTGGCCGTTATTTATTACCAATAATTTACTGGATTATTGCAGCGCTCATTCTGGCGTATGTCGCAAAGAAAACTCGATTTGGTCGTCGCATCTTTGCAATTGGATCAAACCAACGTGCTGCGAAACTATCGGGTATCAATGTTGACCGTGTTCGCATCGGTATTTATACATTGATTGGATTCCTCGTTGCGATTGCATCCGTACTTCAAGTTGCGCGTATTGGTTCAATGGACTTTGCCAACGCTGGAAGTGGTTATGAAATGGATGCAATTGCTGCAGTAATTGTTGGGGGTACAAGCATGTCGGGCGGTCGTGGTTCGATAGCCGGAACTGTTTTGGGTACATTGATTATTGCGGTTATGAACAACCTTCTGAATCTCTTGGGTGTACCACCCTTCTTGCGTGAGGCCTTCAAAGGATTAATTGTAGTATTCGCAGTGCTCTTGCAAAAGAAAGAACAAAACTAA